The Rosa chinensis cultivar Old Blush chromosome 7, RchiOBHm-V2, whole genome shotgun sequence DNA segment GACCATTGAACATATGGTTACTGGAGTAACTATTATAGATCAACGGTTTCTCTTAAcgtacaaaaaagaaaaagaaaaaactacgGATCAAGCAAGAGTTTCTTGGCCATCTCAACTTCAAATTCAACAAATCCGGCATCACATTTCATAAATATCATAGGCCAAAATTAGGACACAACACAATTGAGGGCAGTGCTATATACAACCTATGTTTTAAACAATCATCTGTCATTCTAGCCAAGAGCCAAACATAGAGAACAACCCTTTTATAAAACTTAAAACTCATCACTTCTTTAGTAGTTCCTTAGTGGGGCTGGTGGCAGAAAATTTTGTGGCTTAAACCACTTCAACCGAGGTAGCATGAAAATGGCCCTTGAGGGCTAAGGATGGCATATATTGGTTGCTGAATCTATGAAACTGAAAAAGCAGATTGAATATTATAATTAGCATAAATTGAAGGGCAAAATTCATATGTTGGTATCTTGTATTGCTAGTGTCGTGTCCTGATAAAGATCGATCAATGCCAATTGAAACTCTAAACCTTGGGTGGAAAACATGTTCTCTCGCCAGTGCCAGTAGTTTTGGCATCATAGTCAAAACAAACAATGGGAATCATACTTTAGGTTTGGGACGAGCTAATTGGGGCATTCAAATTGTGTAAACAACAAAGTGTTTTAGATCTCGGGTCGGCAAGAACTGGCCTAATATGCAAAACTCCTACTTTTGTGTTATACATGGCAATAGGGTAAAtctccaaaaaataaaataacaaaagacTCACGATACTATTCATTCATTAATAACCTTATTCCTTTTACTTTAGTATAGATATTAATTAATTTGCATTTGAAAGAGTTAGGTATTGTGCAACACGGAAATTATATTGCACTCCCGAGCTAAATTTGACACACGCATAGTAAAAGAGGAATGACAATGCATTTATGCGAAAtgaatttttcaaatttttttttctaaaaacaAAGACTTGTGAGTTTCGGGGCAACCCAAAAAATGGATATGGGCCGGGTGGTCAAGACCCGGCGGTCCACCCaggatttttttttggtctgaaatcTAACACTGCACGCTCTCAAAGTCATTGCGactcaaagagagagagagaggaagaagatggaagGGTCAATGCTCGCGACCGTGATTCTGATATTCACCATCTTCACCGTCGCTTCATCCATCGACGACAAATGCGCCGCCTGCAATGCCGTCGCGGTAAAAAAAAATCTggcctcttttcttcttcttcttcttgaatttGAAATTCCGGTGGATCTCGTGAATTGACAACTCCTCTTTGATTCCTTCCCTTGGTCAAATGATTTGCAGGAGGAGCTAGAGTGGGGACTTTCCAAAGTGAGAATTCAAGATTTTTCAATTCTAATTAGCTCAGCTTCCTGACATTGGAATTAGTATGAGGATTTTGATTCacaatgcatttttttttttgcaggaaAAGCCCAGAAACCACTTGGATATGAGACACCGGTTGGACTCCCAAGGTCAACGGCGAGGAAAGGTAATCGACTACAGGTATTACCTGAATTGCCTCCCCCTCTTCTTCATTTTAGTTGGCAAGTTTAGCATCTATATCAGATTTTGATATCCTGATGTCCCACATTGTCAAAGAAAGCTGCCCTAGAGTGGGAGGGTTACTATCGATTGTTTTGCAAGCATAATGGAAGAGTATGATCTGGATAGCTCATGTCGAAAAATTAAATATCCTAGGCTTATAACTAGATGAATCGATGACTTTTTGCATTCAGAATACAATTTTTAGAGTCAATACTCaatactctgtttatgaaaatCGATTTGTTTTAGTCTACTTTATTTTACAAGTGGCTGGTGACTGTTTTCTTTTGCTATTGTTTCCAATAGAGTCAGTGAGCTCAGAGTTGTTGAACTCCTCGATGGACTTTGTGATAAGATGCAGGATTACACTCTTCGCAAGGTAATGCACTTGGGATTTtaaaatttgtttcttttatcaCATATTGTTGTTGTTTGCTGGATTCACCAATTCTGGTTTTCATTCGCAGATAGATTCAAACAGACAAGAGTGGATCAAAGTGGATAATTGGGATAACCTCACAACAGGTACGTATAGATTCTACGGTTGATGTTGTTCTTTGAATTGACATTGATATTTGCATTTTAAtagaaacattttttttttatttgtctgTTTATAGTGATTAAGCAACAGACTGATGTGCTGTTTTATTTTCAGTCAAATAAATGCTGTTGGTCTGAGAGTTTGTTTGGGAAGTTCCTAGAATATGAGAACACTTGGATAAAAATCAAGTTCTTCTTGGCAGTTTCTTATCTATCGCATAAAAGGATTTGATTCATATATCTGAGATGTTATGAAAGCTGTAAAATTTTGCAGATTGATGTGCCTTATATTTCTCTGTGTGTTTTCAGATAAACAAGAAGCTAGAGCATATTCAAAGGATATATCAACTTACTGTGGAAGGTCAGAACTTTCTTCTTCCTGACAAGAGTTTAGTTGCCAACTTTAAACAGATTGTCTTTGTCATTTGAAAAATGTGGCTTTTCTAAACCAGTTAAGCTTCATATGATTCATAAGGCTAACCTGTATATCTATTTGTGACAGGTTGCTTGAGGAAACAGAAGATGAGGTGACTTAATATTCTTGATAtatatgaaataaataaatggGTTGTTTGCATTGCACACTAATTATTTTATCGGCCGACTCTTCAATTGCTCTTGCAGATTGCAGAATTGATAAAGAAAGGATCTCTTGGAGTAGGAGATGTAAGCAAGGTTCTATGTCAAGATTTGAGCAAACACTGCAGCAAAACAAGGTAACTTACTAAGTTTTATTGCCATTCATCATACCTCAACAAATACAAAGAAAAATGAGTCCTTAGTTTCTACTTTCTACTGCTCCTCTCCTAGGGCACGAACCCTACATTGAAAAGACCAAGCATACACTGATAATCAATAATCTTCTTTGACATTGGGTTGTGTAGATTACAGTTTTTATTATAGCAACCTTACCTAGTTTTTAAACCCAGTTGTCTGTGGGTTAGAACTTCTTGGGTCTTGCTGTACATCCAAGGGTCTCCTTTTTATATTACCCTGAAATTATTTTTGGTCTGTCTGTGCAGTGCTTCACATGAGGAAAATGGTTCTAATGGTGGATCAGATGGAGAACTCTGAGTTGCCTAAATTCACTACTATTATACAAATTCGCACGAGGTTAACTTTATTGAAATTTGGTTGGCTTAGTTGGCATTGCCTAAGAAGTGTAATGCTTGAGTGACGATTATTCTTATACCAGCAAATTTTGCTTCTAAACTTCTGGAATTATGTACCAATATGTTAAACTAACACCAGTCGAAGACCCCCCCAAGACATGACTACATGAGTCTTTTTCAAAGAACTCAGGAGTGTTTCTATTTTTCTGTTCTTTAGTCAAGGGACTCGAGGCAAATGAGAACCAACAGAAGATTGTAAGCAGCGTCCTTGCTGTAACTTTCTTCTGTGATTTCACATTTGCATTGTCCAAAAATTGAATGTTTCCACTTCCAATCACTTAACTGTAGAATTCCTCCAAACTCCCCTCCCCAATAGGAAGGGTAAAGCCCTCAAAGAACATTCATTTTGGATAAAATACTTAAAAGAACATTCATTCTGGATAAAATACTTCATGCTGGACAAGTGGAGAATGGATCGCAAAATTAAGTGGAAATCAAATAATGAATATGAATACTTCCAATGGTACACAACACTCTACAGAGCTTGTTAGATGTACAGGATATACAACATTACAAATAACCCCCCT contains these protein-coding regions:
- the LOC112177139 gene encoding protein seele; its protein translation is MEGSMLATVILIFTIFTVASSIDDKCAACNAVAEELEWGLSKEKPRNHLDMRHRLDSQGQRRGKVIDYRVSELRVVELLDGLCDKMQDYTLRKIDSNRQEWIKVDNWDNLTTDKQEARAYSKDISTYCGRLLEETEDEIAELIKKGSLGVGDVSKVLCQDLSKHCSKTSASHEENGSNGGSDGEL